The following proteins come from a genomic window of Nothobranchius furzeri strain GRZ-AD chromosome 1, NfurGRZ-RIMD1, whole genome shotgun sequence:
- the LOC129162833 gene encoding T-cell surface antigen CD2-like isoform X2, with protein sequence MEAGLLLLLLLMMMMMMGVFQAVETFCDGRQDGAQCVGALGGTVDIQLVDNAAEIPVLYWIKDASIIFRWRSKNNKTIMRDNRVTFIPSTGTVRINNLIRNDSGQYKLGTFNSNGSLTAERTLLLSVEAGVSSVQLVSECWSQGQMQVSCSSEEGDSPQYSWTLDGHTLTDSELFSGNNQTNIIVLRQNISGRLVCSVRNRVSESSREKDISTCDFIFINCTSNGTLISEWVLRENNTLCVEPTPAPTAVTHTGGPPSPLLICGLRFLLVVLLLLSICLYFTWRKKKDEKDKSSADSEDRDNSVMMVEMSSAS encoded by the exons ATGGAGGCtggactgctgctgctgctgctgctgatgatgatgatgatgatgggggtCTTTCAGG cTGTAGAAACTTTCTGTGACGGCAGACAGGATGGAGCTCAGTGTGTCGGAGCTTTAGGAGGAACTGTGGACATCCAGCTGGTGGACAACGCTGCAGAGATACCCGTATTATACTGGATAAAGGACGCCTCGATTATATTCCGGTGGAgaagtaaaaataataaaactatCATGAGGGACAACAGAGTCACTTTTATTCCCAGTACTGGAACAGTTAGGATCAATAACCTGATCAGGAATGACAGTGGACAATATAAACTTGGGACCTTTAATTCAAACGGAAGTTTAACAGCAGAGAGGACTCTACTGTTGTCTGTTGAAG CTGGTGTGTCGTCTGTCCAGCTGGTCTCTGAGTGTTGGTCCCAGGGACAGATGCAGGTGTCCTGCTCCTCTGAGGAAGGGGACAGTCCTCAGTACAGCTGGACTCTGGATGGACACACACTGACAGACTCTGAGCTCTTCTCTGGAAATAATCAGACTAACATCATCGTTCTGAGACAAAATATCTCAGGACGTCTGGTCTGTTCAGTCAGGAACCGAGTCAGTGAGTCCTCCAGAGAAAAGGACATATCTACCTGTG ACTTCATTTTCATTAACTGCACTTCCAATGGGACTCTCATATCTGAGTGGGTGTTAAGAGAAAATAACACTCTGTGTGTAGAACCAACACCAGCCCCTACAGCAGTAACACACACTGGGG GGCCTCCTTCACCTTTACTCATATGTGGATTACGATTTCTCCTGGTTGTTCTCCTGCTCCTCAGCATCTGTCTCTATTTCACTTGGAGgaaaaagaaagatgaaaaaGATAAAAGTTCTGCAGACTCAGAGGATCGAGACAACTCTGTGATGATGGTTGAAATGAGTTCTGCTTCTTAA
- the LOC129162833 gene encoding T-cell surface antigen CD2-like isoform X3 yields the protein MEAGLLLLLLLMMMMMMGVFQAVETFCDGRQDGAQCVGALGGTVDIQLVDNAAEIPVLYWIKDASIIFRWRSKNNKTIMRDNRVTFIPSTGTVRINNLIRNDSGQYKLGTFNSNGSLTAERTLLLSVEAGVSSVQLVSECWSQGQMQVSCSSEEGDSPQYSWTLDGHTLTDSELFSGNNQTNIIVLRQNISGRLVCSVRNRVSESSREKDISTCGPPSPLLICGLRFLLVVLLLLSICLYFTWRKKKDEKDKSSADSEDRDNSVMMVEMSSAS from the exons ATGGAGGCtggactgctgctgctgctgctgctgatgatgatgatgatgatgggggtCTTTCAGG cTGTAGAAACTTTCTGTGACGGCAGACAGGATGGAGCTCAGTGTGTCGGAGCTTTAGGAGGAACTGTGGACATCCAGCTGGTGGACAACGCTGCAGAGATACCCGTATTATACTGGATAAAGGACGCCTCGATTATATTCCGGTGGAgaagtaaaaataataaaactatCATGAGGGACAACAGAGTCACTTTTATTCCCAGTACTGGAACAGTTAGGATCAATAACCTGATCAGGAATGACAGTGGACAATATAAACTTGGGACCTTTAATTCAAACGGAAGTTTAACAGCAGAGAGGACTCTACTGTTGTCTGTTGAAG CTGGTGTGTCGTCTGTCCAGCTGGTCTCTGAGTGTTGGTCCCAGGGACAGATGCAGGTGTCCTGCTCCTCTGAGGAAGGGGACAGTCCTCAGTACAGCTGGACTCTGGATGGACACACACTGACAGACTCTGAGCTCTTCTCTGGAAATAATCAGACTAACATCATCGTTCTGAGACAAAATATCTCAGGACGTCTGGTCTGTTCAGTCAGGAACCGAGTCAGTGAGTCCTCCAGAGAAAAGGACATATCTACCTGTG GGCCTCCTTCACCTTTACTCATATGTGGATTACGATTTCTCCTGGTTGTTCTCCTGCTCCTCAGCATCTGTCTCTATTTCACTTGGAGgaaaaagaaagatgaaaaaGATAAAAGTTCTGCAGACTCAGAGGATCGAGACAACTCTGTGATGATGGTTGAAATGAGTTCTGCTTCTTAA
- the LOC129162833 gene encoding T-cell surface antigen CD2-like isoform X1: protein MEAGLLLLLLLMMMMMMGVFQAVETFCDGRQDGAQCVGALGGTVDIQLVDNAAEIPVLYWIKDASIIFRWRSKNNKTIMRDNRVTFIPSTGTVRINNLIRNDSGQYKLGTFNSNGSLTAERTLLLSVEAGVSSVQLVSECWSQGQMQVSCSSEEGDSPQYSWTLDGHTLTDSELFSGNNQTNIIVLRQNISGRLVCSVRNRVSESSREKDISTCDFIFINCTSNGTLISEWVLRENNTLCVEPTPAPTAVTHTGGKETELNYSSTINSSSNQTDTQDLLWFFRPPSPLLICGLRFLLVVLLLLSICLYFTWRKKKDEKDKSSADSEDRDNSVMMVEMSSAS from the exons ATGGAGGCtggactgctgctgctgctgctgctgatgatgatgatgatgatgggggtCTTTCAGG cTGTAGAAACTTTCTGTGACGGCAGACAGGATGGAGCTCAGTGTGTCGGAGCTTTAGGAGGAACTGTGGACATCCAGCTGGTGGACAACGCTGCAGAGATACCCGTATTATACTGGATAAAGGACGCCTCGATTATATTCCGGTGGAgaagtaaaaataataaaactatCATGAGGGACAACAGAGTCACTTTTATTCCCAGTACTGGAACAGTTAGGATCAATAACCTGATCAGGAATGACAGTGGACAATATAAACTTGGGACCTTTAATTCAAACGGAAGTTTAACAGCAGAGAGGACTCTACTGTTGTCTGTTGAAG CTGGTGTGTCGTCTGTCCAGCTGGTCTCTGAGTGTTGGTCCCAGGGACAGATGCAGGTGTCCTGCTCCTCTGAGGAAGGGGACAGTCCTCAGTACAGCTGGACTCTGGATGGACACACACTGACAGACTCTGAGCTCTTCTCTGGAAATAATCAGACTAACATCATCGTTCTGAGACAAAATATCTCAGGACGTCTGGTCTGTTCAGTCAGGAACCGAGTCAGTGAGTCCTCCAGAGAAAAGGACATATCTACCTGTG ACTTCATTTTCATTAACTGCACTTCCAATGGGACTCTCATATCTGAGTGGGTGTTAAGAGAAAATAACACTCTGTGTGTAGAACCAACACCAGCCCCTACAGCAGTAACACACACTGGGGGTAAGGAGACAGAGTTAAATTATTCCTCCACTATTAACTCGTCCTCCAATCAAACTGACACTCAGGATCTCCTTTGGTTCTTTA GGCCTCCTTCACCTTTACTCATATGTGGATTACGATTTCTCCTGGTTGTTCTCCTGCTCCTCAGCATCTGTCTCTATTTCACTTGGAGgaaaaagaaagatgaaaaaGATAAAAGTTCTGCAGACTCAGAGGATCGAGACAACTCTGTGATGATGGTTGAAATGAGTTCTGCTTCTTAA